GGTAACTGAATCATTGCGATAGAGCGCCGCATAATCGCGCGGCGCCATGCCATGCTCTCTTTTAAAGCTGCGGCTGAAATGGGTAAGACTCGCAAATCCGCAATGCGCGGCCACTTCCTGAATCGTGATGCGTGATGGGTCGGCCAGCATGCGGCTCGCATGTTCAAGCCGCACCGAATTGGCAAAGCGCATCGGAGACAAACCTCGCTCCCTGAATGCACGCATCAGCGAGCTGCTCGATACATTCAGTTCGTCCGCAATCTGCGAGAGGCTAAGATCGGGGTCGCCAAAGCGGCGCGCAATAAGCTGCCTCGCGCGCAAAACCATGCCTTCCGGCGAGCGTCCATGGTACGAGGCGTCGCCGCTTTTCACGACGATATCCATCAGGTCGAGAAACTGGCGCCCGACACGCTCGCGCAGCACATCTCCCGCACTAGCCGCATGCGCGCAGAAGGTGAGAAACAGATCTCTGACCGCTGCGACTTCGGGGTTAGCGTGAACCGGATAGCAAGCCGACGAAAAGCGTACCGGAATACCGCGTTCCGACAAGACATGCGGCGGGATCTGCACGGTAGAACATAGCGCGGGCTCCTTAAAAAGCAGCGTGTGACCTCGCGCCGCATCGAGCAACACCATATCGCCCGCCTTGAGCGACACGATCTGATGCCGGTCTCGGCATCGGCCCGGCCGTCGCAAATCGTTCAGAGTGCACCAGAAACGACGGAATTACGGGTGCGAAAAGCGAAGCGACAACTCTGCACACGACATGCATTGACCGCGCCCGGGCACGCCGATTGCGCAGCGACTGACGCCCTCCATGGCACCTGCCAACCACGCGGAAGAACGCCAGTGAAGACGATGACGCACGACACGGCGCAGGCCATTGCCGCGGCCATGCCGCCCGAGATGCCTGCAGGCCTGCGACATGTGGACGACACACGGCCGGGCTACACGCGCAAGAAGATCGCGCGCGGCTTCGCCTATTTCGACACCGACGGCAAGCGCATCGAAGACGAAGCGGTCATCGCGCGCATTAACGCGCTCGTGATTCCGCCCGCCTACACAAACGTATGGATTTGCCCCGACTCGCGCGGGCACATCCAGGCCACGGGCCGCGACGCGCGCGGACGCAAGCAGTACCGCTACCATCCGCGATGGCGCGAGACGCGCGACGCCGACAAGTTCAGCCGTATGGCCGCCTTCGGACGCGCGCTGCCGCGCATCCGGGCGCGTGTGCAGCGCGATCTCGCGCGCAGCGGCATTCCGCGCGAGAAGGTGATCGCGGCGGTCGTGCATCTGCTCGATCACACGCTGGTTCGCATCGGCAGCGTCGAATACGCGCGGGAAAATCAGTCGTACGGACTGACGACCCTGCGCAAGAAGCACGTCAAAATTCAGGCTGGCGAAGTGCGCTTCCGCTTCGCGGGCAAAGGCGGCGTCGAACACGACGTGCCGATCGGCAATCCGCGCGTCAAGCGCATCGTGCGCAAGTGCGCGGAATTGCCGGGCCACGACCTCTTTCAATATATCGATGAAGACGGCACGCGCCGCACGGTCGGCTCGGCCGATATCAACGACTATCTGCGCGACGTCAGCGGCGCGGACTTCACCGCGAAGGATTACCGCACGTGGGCGGGCAGCGTCTTCGCGATGGCCGCGTTGCGCCAGCTGGTCTGCGACAACGCGACGGATGCGAAGCGCCATATCGTGGCGACGGTGAAGGAAGTCGCGACGCTGCTGCGCAATACGCCAGCCGTCTGCAGGCGCTGCTATATCCATCCCGACGTGATTGCCGCGTTCGATGCGGGCGAGCTGACGGATCTTCCGCCGCAAACGGCGAGGCGCCATATGAAAGTCGACGAGATCGCTTTTGCAACGCTGCTCGCGCAAATCGAAAAGCGCGCGAAAAAGGCTGGCCGCACAGCACGCGTACCCGCCTGAAGGGCACGTCGCTTGCGGCACAACGCAGTGCCGATCGCCTAAAAACGATCGGTTTACTGATCTACTGCCCAATGGAGGCTGTCATGCGCTATCTGGAAACTCAGGAAGGGTTGCCGCGAGTGTCGTGGGGCGCCGTTTTCACCGGCGTCACGATCGCGCTCGTCGCGTACGTGTTTATGTGCGCGCTCGGCGCAGCAATCGGAGCGACGCTGCTCAATCCGCTCGCCCAACAGGATCCGCGCGCGTTCGGATTCGGGTCCGGCGTGTGGCTGATTGTGACGACGGTCGTCGCCGTTTTTCTCGGCGGCTATTTCGCCGGCCGCTGCGCGCCGCTGCTCGGCTGGCTGCACGGCATGCTCGCATGGGCGCTGATGGTGCTCTGCGTCGTCGTCGCGATGACGTCGATCGTGAGCGGCGCCGTCTCGCTCGCGGGGCGTGTCGCCAGCGCGGGCGCCACGGCGACGATGCAGTCCGGCAACGCCGGCGATGCAGTCAACGCGCTTTCGAAGGAAGCGCAGAGCGCGCTTGCGTCGATGGCCAATGCGGCGTCGGCGCCGATGTCCGACCCGAACGTACGTCAGGCAGCCGATACCGCAACGCAGGCCGTCGCGCGCGCGAGCTGGTTTTCAGTCGCGGCGCTGTTTGTCGGCTTTGTGATTGCGGTCGGCGCGGGAAGCCTCGGGTTCCGGCATCAGCCGGTGGTCGAAACGGCCAGACGCGCACCCGCTGTGCGGGTGGAACATGCGCCGGGACGGCCGTAAGGATGCGTGCTCGCCAAGGCCGCAAGCCGGGTCCGTAGTTGAATGATCCGGGCTTGCAGAACGACCAGGAGGAGATCCCAGTCATGAAAATCCGGGCAACGGTCGTATGCGTGAAGGATTCGGCGATCCTGCTCGTGTCGAAACCACACTCGCGATGGTCGCTGCCGGGCGGCAGGATCAGGGCGAACGAGCAGCCCGCCGATGCGGCGCGCCGCGAGGTGGCCGAAGAGACCCGCATGATGGTCGACGGAATCGTGTATCTGTTTCAATTCCGTGGGTTCAGCACGTTACATCATGTGTTCCGGGCCGCGCTTCCCGAAGGCGCGGTGCCGCAGCCCGGCGAAGAAATCACGCGTTGCGGATGGTTCGCGCAGGCGGACCTCGCCACGCTGCCCACGAGCGTGCCGACGCGCGAAATCGTCAGGCTCGTGTTCGAGCCGCAAGTCGAGCTTGCTGCGATGCGCGTCGCCTGACGGCTGCTTCCGGCAGCCCGCGGCGATGGCGACGCGACGTATTGCAGTTACTGGGTATCGTCGCCCTGGTAGAACGTGCGCCCCGACCCCGTGAGCTTCGCATTGGTCGCGATGCTGCTGTACGTGCCCTCTGCTCTCATCGTGTCGAGCCGGTGTTGCGCCGCCTGAACGTTCTCCGGATACGCGGTGGAGTCCGACGTCGACGGGTTATAACCCGCGATTTGCAAGGCGACCACATCCTGCCGCACCTGTTCGCGCGTCAGAGGCGCGTTCGATTGCGCGTAGGCGCCAAGCGGCAGCAGACAGATTGCGCACAGCACTGAAGCTTTCGTGACTTTCATGGCGGTCTCCCGACGGGGTTGTAGCGTAAACCCCTATTTTACCGCCTGAAAGCGCGAACGACAGCAGCGCGCGTGGAAACCGCACGCGCGCTCGATGACAGCCGGTTACGGGACGCGTCGATTGCGTCCTGTCCGGTGCCGGTAACGCCCCTGGTTAGATCAGTTTCGGCTTCATCGTGGTTGGGACAAACTCCTATTCGTCGAACGAAAGATCGCCACCCATCAAAACGTCACGGCGCGATTTCTTCGAGGCTGCGCTCGCGCGTCTCGGTCATCTTCAGCGCGCAAATCGCGCCGACCACCGCGACGAGCGCGAACATCGAAAAGACCGAGCCGATACCCTGTTTATGCAAGAGCAAGCCCGCGAGCGACGGACCGACCGCCGAGGCGAGACGCAGCCATGAAGTCGCGAGGCCTGTGCTCGTCGCACGCATCCGCGTCGGATAGACCTCAGGCGTGTACAGATACAGCACCGCCGCAATCGAACCGACGATGCCGTAGCTGACGGTCGCGAGCACCATCACGCTCCATACGTCGTGCGCGCCGAAAAGCCTCAGGCATGCGAACAGAACCGCCGCGACGCAGAACGCAGCGACGGTCCAGTTGCGGCGGCCCACGCGATCGATCACATACGCACAGACCAGCAGCAACGCGACCTGCGCGACATTCGTCATCGACGCCGCGCGCAGCGCCGTTTGCAACGGCAAGTGATAAACGGAGCGATACAGGGTGGGCAGCCAGTTGTTGAGGCTGTTCGCGATGAAGAACGCGCTCGCCCACAGCACCCAGACGATCAGCGTGCGGCTGCGATAGAACGGCGACAACAGTTCGCGCCAGCCGGCGCGCGCATTTTTCGACACCCTGTTGCGTAAATCGGAGGCCGCGCTTGCCGACTGCACGGGCGCCGCCGATGCAAGGCGCTTGTCGGTGCTCGCCTCCATTTCCTGCACGATCGCTTCGGCTTCATCAAACCGGCCTTTCGATATCAGCCAGCGTGGCGATTCCGGCAGACGCGACACGAGCACGGCGATCAGCAGGCCCGGCACCGCGCCGATCCAGAACATGATTTTCCAGCCGACCAGCGGCACGAGCCACGCGCCGATCTGCCCGGCCCCCATCAGACCGAGCGGAAAGATCAGTTCGTAGAGCAGAAAGTACTTGCCACGGCCGTGCGCGTTCGACAGTTCGCTGATATAGGTCGCGGCGACCGGCATTTCGCCGCCGACGCCGATGCCCTGAATAAAGCGGCACGCGAGCAGCATCGGAAAGCTGCCGCTCAACGCGCAGCCGAGGCTCATCACCGACATGATCGCGATGGAAATCGTCGCGCTGCGAATGCGTCCGCGGCGCTCGGCGAACCAGCCGAATATCAGCGCGCCGATAAACTGCCCGACATAGCTCGCGCCGATCAGAATACCGATCTGCAGCGGCTCGATATGCCACAGGCCGATCAGAACCGGCAGCACGAACGCGATCGACAACGCATCGAATGCGTCGAAGAACGTCGCGCTGCCGACGATGATGCGTGCCCGCCGGTGCCATCGCGAGAACGGCACGCTTTCGATTCTGCGCACGAGCGCCGCGCTCGCGGCATCCATCGCCGTCTGCGCGACATGCGCGTCGGCATCGACGGACCTCACGGCGCGGTGCAGCGCGTTGCCCTCCTGCATGTTTGTCTCCAAGGTTTTTTGGGGCACCCCGACCGTGCCCTTGTTGTTATCGATGCAATGCGTACACCGCGATCAGCGCGACGACCACCGCCGCGCCGAATGCCCAGGCCCATGCCCTACCGTTCAGGCTCGAGCCCGAGCTGCCCTGCGGATGAGCGACCGCGGCGGCCGCGGCACTGCCCCCGGCACCGCCTCGCGGCATACCCCGCTCCGACGCGCCGCCATTCGAACCCGTCGACGCAGGCGACCCCGCCGCCTCGCCCGAGCCCGCTTCTTTTGGCCCAACCAGCGCCGCCGTGAAGCGTCCGAAAAACTCCTCGGCCATCTTGCGCGCCACACCGTCGATCAGGCGCCCGCCGACCTGTGCGAGCCGCCCGCCGACCTGCGCATGCGATCGGTACACGAGCCGCGTCGCGCCGCTGCTCTCCGACACGAGGTCGACATGCGCGCCGCCCTTGCCGAAGCCCGCCGCGCCACCCGACCCTTCGAAAGTCAGCGAATACGACTGCGGCGGCTGCAGGTCGGTCAGCACCATCTTGCCCTTGAAGCGCGCCTTGATCGGCCCGACCGTCGCGGCCATCACCATCTGAAACTGGTTGTCTTCGACGCGCTCGAACGACTCGCATCCGGGCACCGACGCCTTGAGGATCTCAGGGTCGTTCAAGGCGGCCCATACGCGTTCGCGCGGCAGCGGCAAAATCTGTTCGCCGGTCAGTTCCATGTGTCTTTCTCCTTAGCCGATCTGCTCTCGTCAACCGAGTATGTGTTCCCACTTCGCACGCGTCTTCTGCTGCAATTCCTTGCTCGCTTCCGCGACTTCCGGAAATTCCTTGAGGAAGTCGAAAGGACGGCATGCGTCGATAATCGCCTTCGAGTTGAACGGCGCCTTGTACGGATTGGCAATCGACATCGGGTCGTTTTTCGAACCCATGCCGCGTTTCACGATGTCGATATCGATGTCCGGGTCGGTACGTGTGGCGACCGCCCACATCACTTCCTGCAGGTTCGCTGGGTCGATATCGTCGTCGACGACAATCGAATAGCGCGACATATAGGCGCCGACGCCGCACTGGCTCAACATATGGGCGGCCTGGCGCGCATGGCCCGCATAGCGCTGGCGAATCGACACGACGTTGAACATGCGCGCGCCGCCGATTTCATGCGCCCACACGCCAGCGACGTCGGGCACGCCCGCGGCCTGCAGCGCGTCGACGAGCAGCGCCGAGCGCATCACAGCCTTCGAATACGAATAGTCGTTGGGCGGCTTCGCGGGCGGGCTGCCCATGATGATCGGATTGCTGCGATGGTAGATGCGCTCGATCGTCACGACCGGCGCCGTTTCGGCTTTGCCCGGGTAATAGCCGTGAAACTCGCCGAACGGACCTTCGATTTTCAC
The genomic region above belongs to Paraburkholderia edwinii and contains:
- a CDS encoding helix-turn-helix transcriptional regulator — encoded protein: MSLKAGDMVLLDAARGHTLLFKEPALCSTVQIPPHVLSERGIPVRFSSACYPVHANPEVAAVRDLFLTFCAHAASAGDVLRERVGRQFLDLMDIVVKSGDASYHGRSPEGMVLRARQLIARRFGDPDLSLSQIADELNVSSSSLMRAFRERGLSPMRFANSVRLEHASRMLADPSRITIQEVAAHCGFASLTHFSRSFKREHGMAPRDYAALYRNDSVTES
- a CDS encoding DNA topoisomerase IB, giving the protein MKTMTHDTAQAIAAAMPPEMPAGLRHVDDTRPGYTRKKIARGFAYFDTDGKRIEDEAVIARINALVIPPAYTNVWICPDSRGHIQATGRDARGRKQYRYHPRWRETRDADKFSRMAAFGRALPRIRARVQRDLARSGIPREKVIAAVVHLLDHTLVRIGSVEYARENQSYGLTTLRKKHVKIQAGEVRFRFAGKGGVEHDVPIGNPRVKRIVRKCAELPGHDLFQYIDEDGTRRTVGSADINDYLRDVSGADFTAKDYRTWAGSVFAMAALRQLVCDNATDAKRHIVATVKEVATLLRNTPAVCRRCYIHPDVIAAFDAGELTDLPPQTARRHMKVDEIAFATLLAQIEKRAKKAGRTARVPA
- a CDS encoding NUDIX hydrolase, coding for MKIRATVVCVKDSAILLVSKPHSRWSLPGGRIRANEQPADAARREVAEETRMMVDGIVYLFQFRGFSTLHHVFRAALPEGAVPQPGEEITRCGWFAQADLATLPTSVPTREIVRLVFEPQVELAAMRVA
- a CDS encoding DUF4148 domain-containing protein, with amino-acid sequence MKVTKASVLCAICLLPLGAYAQSNAPLTREQVRQDVVALQIAGYNPSTSDSTAYPENVQAAQHRLDTMRAEGTYSSIATNAKLTGSGRTFYQGDDTQ
- a CDS encoding MFS transporter, whose product is MQEGNALHRAVRSVDADAHVAQTAMDAASAALVRRIESVPFSRWHRRARIIVGSATFFDAFDALSIAFVLPVLIGLWHIEPLQIGILIGASYVGQFIGALIFGWFAERRGRIRSATISIAIMSVMSLGCALSGSFPMLLACRFIQGIGVGGEMPVAATYISELSNAHGRGKYFLLYELIFPLGLMGAGQIGAWLVPLVGWKIMFWIGAVPGLLIAVLVSRLPESPRWLISKGRFDEAEAIVQEMEASTDKRLASAAPVQSASAASDLRNRVSKNARAGWRELLSPFYRSRTLIVWVLWASAFFIANSLNNWLPTLYRSVYHLPLQTALRAASMTNVAQVALLLVCAYVIDRVGRRNWTVAAFCVAAVLFACLRLFGAHDVWSVMVLATVSYGIVGSIAAVLYLYTPEVYPTRMRATSTGLATSWLRLASAVGPSLAGLLLHKQGIGSVFSMFALVAVVGAICALKMTETRERSLEEIAP
- a CDS encoding CoxG family protein; this encodes MELTGEQILPLPRERVWAALNDPEILKASVPGCESFERVEDNQFQMVMAATVGPIKARFKGKMVLTDLQPPQSYSLTFEGSGGAAGFGKGGAHVDLVSESSGATRLVYRSHAQVGGRLAQVGGRLIDGVARKMAEEFFGRFTAALVGPKEAGSGEAAGSPASTGSNGGASERGMPRGGAGGSAAAAAVAHPQGSSGSSLNGRAWAWAFGAAVVVALIAVYALHR